From the genome of Chroicocephalus ridibundus chromosome 1, bChrRid1.1, whole genome shotgun sequence, one region includes:
- the TNFRSF13C gene encoding tumor necrosis factor receptor superfamily member 13C isoform X2, which produces MREPDSHLHSAMSSSGKAAAPSPCLSSQCFDLLTRSCVQCSDLFKENATEPARMAPTSPLVPTLPSVDLPSTLLIFGVPAVVGLILALAALWGFLACKVGKQRRKRKAADEEAKANTDAASPLPEPGCQDAAVPEGDAILATAPCPHHNGGLKMAGPPGKAGAKRRPCCQGDADGDIILLSAVYSQHEECNHSFPLPATELGATALVTTKTTQNCSSEERA; this is translated from the exons ATGCGGGAGCCAGACTCTCACTTGCACTCTGCCATGTCCTCATCAGGaaaagctgctgctccctccccctgCCTGTCCTCCCAGTGCTTCGATCTCCTGACCAGGTCCTGTGTCCAGTGCTCCGACTTGTTCAAGGAGAACGCAA CAGAGCCTGCCCGCATGGCGCCCACCTCCCCCCTGGTGCCCACTCTCCCATCGGTGGACCTGCCCAGCACCCTCCTGATCTTCGGCGTTCCAGCGGTGGTGGGGCTCATCCTAGCTCTGGCTGCCCTCTGGGGCTTCCTGGCCTGCAAGGTGggcaagcagaggaggaagaggaaggcagcgGATGAGGAGGCCAAAG CAAACACggatgctgccagccccctgcctgaACCAGGCTGCCAGGACGCTGCCGTGCCGGAGGGAGATGCCATCCTGGCCACAGCCCCATGCCCGCATCATAATGGAGGCCTGAAGATGGCGGGGCCGCCTGGGAAAGCCGGGGCAAAGCGGAGGCCGTGCTGCCAGGGCGATGCTGATGGCGACATCATCCTGCTCTCTGCCGTGTACTCCCAGCACGAGGAGTGCAACCACAGCTTCCCACTGCCCGCCACCGAGCTGGGGGCCACGGCCCTGGTCACCACCAAAACCACCCAGAACTGCTCCAGCGAGGAGAGAGCCTGA
- the TNFRSF13C gene encoding tumor necrosis factor receptor superfamily member 13C isoform X1: MGGNRVRSVTTMRLQHPSTQQDPGARYLQEDITAAIPGLPTKHLQLQVFTPAEPARMAPTSPLVPTLPSVDLPSTLLIFGVPAVVGLILALAALWGFLACKVGKQRRKRKAADEEAKANTDAASPLPEPGCQDAAVPEGDAILATAPCPHHNGGLKMAGPPGKAGAKRRPCCQGDADGDIILLSAVYSQHEECNHSFPLPATELGATALVTTKTTQNCSSEERA, from the exons ATGGGAGGGAATAGGGTAAGATCAGTCACGACGATGAGGCTGCAACATCCTTCCACGCAACAGGACCCGGGAGCACGTTACTTGCAGGAGGACATCACGGCTGCCATCCCTGGACTCCCCACCAAGCATTTGCAGCTTCAGGTTTTCACTCCAG CAGAGCCTGCCCGCATGGCGCCCACCTCCCCCCTGGTGCCCACTCTCCCATCGGTGGACCTGCCCAGCACCCTCCTGATCTTCGGCGTTCCAGCGGTGGTGGGGCTCATCCTAGCTCTGGCTGCCCTCTGGGGCTTCCTGGCCTGCAAGGTGggcaagcagaggaggaagaggaaggcagcgGATGAGGAGGCCAAAG CAAACACggatgctgccagccccctgcctgaACCAGGCTGCCAGGACGCTGCCGTGCCGGAGGGAGATGCCATCCTGGCCACAGCCCCATGCCCGCATCATAATGGAGGCCTGAAGATGGCGGGGCCGCCTGGGAAAGCCGGGGCAAAGCGGAGGCCGTGCTGCCAGGGCGATGCTGATGGCGACATCATCCTGCTCTCTGCCGTGTACTCCCAGCACGAGGAGTGCAACCACAGCTTCCCACTGCCCGCCACCGAGCTGGGGGCCACGGCCCTGGTCACCACCAAAACCACCCAGAACTGCTCCAGCGAGGAGAGAGCCTGA